The Ruania alba genome has a window encoding:
- the aceE gene encoding pyruvate dehydrogenase (acetyl-transferring), homodimeric type: MTSRNEAGPLINGLLSQVPDIDPDETGEWLESLDGLIEARGGPRARYILLNMLKRARERDVAVPSAMTTPYVNTIGVHDEPYFPGDEAVERRYRSYLRWNSAVMVTRAQRPGIAVGGHISSYASVATLYEVGLNHFFRGKDHPGGGDQIYFQGHAAPGMYARAYLEGRLTEDQLDAFRQELSRPGGGLPSYPHPRNMPDFWEFPTVSMGLGPASAIYQAWVNRYMQFRGIKDTSQQRVWAFLGDGEMDEPESRGMLQLAAQQNLDNLTFVVNCNLQRLDGPVRGNGKIIQELEGFFRGAGWNVIKVVWGREWDALLEADKDRALVNLMNNTPDGDFQTYRAEDGAFIREHFFGRDPRTKSLVSNMSDDDIWAMKRGGHDYRKLFAAYNAAVNHTGAPTVILAHTVKGYGLGSSFAGRNATHQMKKLKENDLKGLRDSLRLPITDEAIEADPYLPPYFHPGMDAPEIEYMMDRRSKLGGFLPERRSKYTQVTLPADKAYERLAKGSGQQEAATTMALVQLFKELLRDKEFGHRIVPIIPDEARTFGLDAIFPSLKIFNTNGQNYLSVDRELLLSYKEDESGGLLHTGINEAGSAAAFQAVGTSYATHGEPMVPFYFYYSMFGFQRTGDQFWAAGDQLTRGFLIGATAGRTTLTGEGLQHADGHSPVLAATNTAVVQYDPAYGYEIRHIVKDGLERMYGTDATSDSGRDPNVMYYLTVYNEPMIQPAEPEDVDVDGILKGIHRLEAPSDGEGPVVQLLASGVAVPWALEARQILAEDWGVRAAVWSVTSWGELRKDGLEADRQAFVDPNGEQREAYVSAKLRDAGGPFVGTSDYDFQVPDLIRAWVPGDYWTLGADGFGFSDTRPAVRRHFLIDTQSIVTRALQALAARGEVDASAPAQAVEKYQLLDVNAGTTGTAGGDA, from the coding sequence GTGACCTCACGCAACGAAGCCGGACCTCTGATCAATGGCCTGCTCAGCCAGGTACCGGACATCGACCCGGACGAGACCGGTGAATGGCTCGAGTCCCTCGACGGCCTGATCGAGGCCCGAGGTGGACCCCGCGCTCGCTACATCCTGCTGAACATGCTGAAGCGGGCACGCGAACGAGACGTGGCCGTTCCCTCCGCCATGACCACGCCGTACGTGAACACCATCGGTGTGCACGACGAGCCGTACTTCCCCGGCGATGAGGCGGTCGAGCGCCGTTACCGCTCCTACCTGCGGTGGAACTCCGCCGTCATGGTGACGCGTGCGCAGCGGCCGGGGATCGCCGTCGGCGGCCATATCTCCTCCTACGCCTCCGTGGCCACGCTGTACGAGGTGGGCCTGAACCACTTCTTCCGCGGCAAGGACCACCCGGGCGGCGGCGACCAGATCTACTTCCAGGGCCACGCGGCCCCCGGAATGTACGCCCGCGCCTACCTCGAGGGCCGCCTCACCGAGGACCAGCTGGACGCGTTCCGCCAGGAGCTCTCCCGCCCCGGCGGTGGCCTCCCCTCCTACCCGCACCCCCGCAACATGCCCGACTTCTGGGAGTTCCCGACAGTCTCGATGGGACTGGGGCCGGCCAGCGCGATCTACCAGGCGTGGGTCAACCGGTACATGCAGTTCCGTGGCATCAAGGACACCTCGCAGCAGCGCGTGTGGGCCTTCCTCGGCGACGGCGAGATGGACGAGCCCGAGTCCCGCGGCATGCTGCAGCTCGCTGCCCAGCAGAACCTGGACAATCTGACCTTCGTGGTGAACTGCAACCTGCAGCGCCTCGACGGGCCGGTGCGCGGCAACGGCAAGATCATCCAGGAGCTCGAGGGCTTCTTCCGCGGTGCCGGCTGGAACGTCATCAAGGTCGTCTGGGGCCGCGAATGGGACGCCCTGCTCGAGGCCGATAAGGATCGCGCTCTCGTGAACTTGATGAACAACACCCCGGACGGTGATTTCCAGACCTACCGGGCCGAGGACGGCGCCTTCATCCGCGAGCACTTCTTCGGGCGCGATCCGCGCACGAAGTCGCTCGTGTCGAACATGAGCGACGACGACATCTGGGCGATGAAGCGTGGCGGCCACGATTATCGCAAGCTCTTCGCCGCCTACAACGCCGCGGTGAACCACACGGGAGCGCCCACGGTGATCCTCGCGCACACCGTGAAGGGCTACGGTCTCGGCTCCTCGTTCGCGGGTCGCAACGCCACGCACCAGATGAAGAAGCTCAAGGAGAACGACCTCAAGGGCCTGCGCGACTCCTTGCGCCTGCCCATCACGGACGAGGCGATCGAGGCGGACCCGTACCTGCCGCCGTACTTCCACCCCGGCATGGACGCCCCGGAGATCGAGTACATGATGGACCGGCGCTCCAAGCTCGGCGGGTTCCTGCCCGAGCGCCGCTCCAAGTACACGCAGGTGACCCTCCCCGCGGACAAGGCCTACGAGCGCCTCGCCAAGGGCTCGGGGCAGCAGGAGGCCGCCACCACGATGGCTCTGGTCCAGCTGTTCAAGGAGCTGCTTCGTGACAAGGAGTTCGGTCACCGCATCGTGCCGATCATCCCGGACGAGGCCCGCACCTTCGGTCTGGACGCGATCTTCCCGAGCCTGAAGATCTTCAACACCAACGGCCAGAACTACCTCTCGGTCGACCGCGAGCTGCTGCTCAGTTACAAGGAGGACGAGTCCGGTGGTCTGCTGCACACCGGGATCAACGAGGCAGGGTCCGCGGCCGCGTTCCAGGCCGTGGGTACCTCCTACGCCACGCACGGCGAGCCGATGGTGCCGTTCTACTTCTACTACTCCATGTTCGGTTTCCAGCGCACCGGTGATCAGTTCTGGGCCGCTGGCGATCAACTCACCCGTGGGTTCCTGATCGGTGCCACCGCCGGCCGGACCACCCTGACCGGTGAGGGCCTGCAGCACGCCGACGGGCACTCCCCCGTCCTGGCCGCCACGAACACGGCCGTGGTGCAGTACGACCCGGCGTACGGGTACGAGATCCGCCACATCGTCAAGGACGGTCTGGAAAGGATGTATGGAACCGATGCCACGTCTGATTCTGGCCGCGACCCGAACGTCATGTACTACCTCACGGTGTACAACGAGCCGATGATCCAGCCGGCCGAGCCGGAGGACGTGGACGTCGATGGGATCCTGAAGGGCATCCACCGCCTGGAGGCCCCGTCCGACGGCGAAGGTCCGGTCGTCCAGTTGCTCGCCTCGGGTGTGGCCGTGCCGTGGGCGTTGGAGGCTCGCCAGATCCTCGCCGAGGACTGGGGCGTGCGTGCCGCCGTGTGGTCGGTCACCAGCTGGGGCGAGTTGCGCAAGGACGGCCTGGAAGCCGACCGGCAGGCGTTCGTCGACCCGAACGGTGAGCAGCGCGAGGCGTACGTGAGCGCCAAGCTGCGCGACGCCGGCGGCCCCTTCGTCGGGACCTCGGACTATGACTTCCAGGTGCCGGACCTGATCCGGGCCTGGGTCCCGGGCGACTACTGGACCCTCGGGGCCGACGGGTTCGGCTTCTCCGACACCCGTCCGGCGGTGCGGCGGCACTTCCTGATCGACACCCAGTCGATCGTCACCCGTGCCCTGCAGGCCCTCGCTGCGCGCGGCGAGGTGGACGCCTCCGCACCCGCGCAGGCGGTCGAGAAGTACCAACTGCTCGACGTCAACGCCGGCACCACCGGCACCGCGGGCGGGGACGCCTGA
- a CDS encoding DUF3052 domain-containing protein, with translation MAGTASTENRDGSRFGVKQGQIIQEFGYDDDVDEELRAELEAATGHELVDEGFDDVTDAAVLWWREDDGDVHDLTDLMTDSLTTLEDGGLIWVFTPKPGRDGHVRPPEVDEAARTAGLHSTSTISAAENWSGFRLTTRGRGR, from the coding sequence GTGGCAGGGACCGCGAGCACCGAGAACCGCGACGGTTCCCGGTTCGGGGTGAAGCAGGGGCAGATCATCCAAGAGTTCGGTTACGACGACGACGTCGATGAGGAGCTGCGCGCGGAGCTGGAGGCTGCCACGGGGCATGAGCTCGTGGACGAAGGGTTCGACGACGTCACTGACGCCGCCGTGCTGTGGTGGCGCGAGGACGACGGAGATGTGCACGATCTCACCGATCTGATGACGGACTCACTCACCACGCTCGAAGACGGTGGCCTGATCTGGGTGTTCACGCCGAAGCCGGGCCGCGACGGTCATGTGCGCCCCCCGGAGGTCGACGAGGCTGCCCGGACTGCGGGCCTGCACTCGACGAGCACGATCTCGGCCGCGGAGAACTGGTCCGGGTTCCGGCTCACCACCCGCGGGCGCGGCCGGTGA
- a CDS encoding redoxin domain-containing protein yields MSEPAQARPAVGRTAPAFQARDTHGATVSLVELRGAPVLLVFIPFAFTRVCGNEVAALRDRHAELTAGGARVLVITCDSMMTLRAWAEAEDLPFDLLSDFWPHGAIARSYGAFGAGDGAPDRLSVLVDAEGVVRWTTSSPRGQARDVEEYLTAIRSLAGSGVSAPGVVR; encoded by the coding sequence GTGAGCGAGCCTGCACAGGCACGTCCCGCCGTCGGGCGTACAGCGCCGGCGTTCCAGGCCCGCGACACCCACGGCGCCACTGTTTCCCTGGTGGAGCTGCGTGGGGCGCCGGTGCTGCTGGTTTTCATCCCGTTCGCCTTCACCCGGGTCTGTGGCAACGAGGTCGCTGCTCTGCGGGACAGGCACGCTGAGCTCACGGCAGGCGGTGCGCGGGTCCTGGTGATCACGTGCGACTCGATGATGACGCTTCGCGCCTGGGCGGAGGCCGAGGATCTCCCGTTCGATCTTCTCTCGGACTTCTGGCCGCACGGCGCGATCGCGCGTTCGTACGGTGCATTCGGTGCCGGTGATGGAGCGCCCGATCGGCTGAGCGTGCTGGTCGACGCCGAGGGGGTGGTCCGGTGGACCACCAGCAGCCCTCGCGGACAGGCGCGTGACGTCGAGGAGTACCTGACGGCGATCCGGTCGTTGGCGGGGAGCGGCGTGAGCGCGCCTGGGGTCGTGCGGTGA
- a CDS encoding glycerophosphodiester phosphodiesterase family protein codes for MRLPAGPLALAHRGGAGLPANAGIENSLAAIRNAVDLGYTYIETDVRASRDGVPFIVHDEDLRRITGDVRRVADLTAAELRAATLTGGAAIPTLDEVLEEFGHLWLNLDMKSDDAVEPAITTVRRHGMAERVVVASFSTSRLAQVRRLAPEFATSASPLEVAAMLMGFSRSAVRNGAVAVQVPRRWRGKEMVTPAFIRRVHRQGMQVHVWTIDDAATIRLLLDRGVDAIVSDRVDVLRDVLVERGQWPAPTLGE; via the coding sequence GTGAGGCTCCCCGCAGGGCCGCTCGCGCTCGCTCACCGAGGTGGGGCCGGGCTGCCTGCCAACGCTGGGATCGAGAACAGCCTTGCTGCGATCAGGAACGCTGTCGACCTGGGATACACCTACATCGAGACGGACGTCCGTGCCAGCCGTGACGGAGTGCCGTTCATCGTGCACGATGAGGATCTGCGCCGGATCACGGGCGATGTCCGCCGGGTGGCGGACCTCACGGCGGCGGAGCTGCGTGCCGCGACGCTCACCGGTGGTGCCGCGATCCCGACCCTGGACGAGGTGTTGGAGGAGTTCGGGCATCTCTGGCTGAACCTGGATATGAAGTCCGACGACGCGGTGGAGCCCGCGATCACCACGGTGCGCCGGCACGGGATGGCCGAACGGGTCGTGGTGGCCTCGTTCAGCACCTCCCGACTGGCGCAGGTGCGTCGCCTGGCTCCCGAGTTCGCCACCTCTGCCTCCCCCCTCGAAGTGGCGGCGATGCTGATGGGCTTCTCCAGGTCCGCGGTGCGTAACGGTGCCGTCGCCGTCCAGGTGCCACGGCGCTGGCGTGGGAAAGAGATGGTCACCCCTGCCTTCATCCGGCGTGTGCACCGGCAGGGCATGCAGGTGCACGTGTGGACGATCGACGATGCCGCGACTATCCGGTTGCTGTTGGATCGGGGCGTGGACGCCATCGTCTCGGACCGGGTGGACGTACTGCGGGACGTCTTGGTCGAGCGTGGCCAGTGGCCGGCACCAACGTTGGGGGAGTAG
- a CDS encoding dihydrofolate reductase family protein, which produces MGELHVNMNITLDGVIQANGGPTVQDGDFPYAGWERPFGDPESGAQVVADVQTSDALLLGRITYDIFRAYWPGKTDPIGQAFDRIPKYVASRGTPELSWATSTLVADVVAQVHDLRERHQQIHTWGSANLLHTLWAEGVVDQVNLWVCPIVIGRGKRLFPDGTAPTLFELVEPPKAYPAGVLLMRYRRLQDLKPVETGP; this is translated from the coding sequence ATGGGCGAACTGCACGTGAACATGAACATCACGCTCGACGGGGTGATCCAAGCCAACGGTGGACCCACCGTGCAAGACGGAGACTTCCCCTACGCCGGATGGGAGCGCCCGTTCGGTGACCCGGAGTCGGGTGCCCAAGTGGTCGCCGATGTCCAGACATCCGATGCACTGTTGCTGGGCCGGATCACCTACGACATCTTCCGCGCGTACTGGCCCGGCAAGACCGACCCGATCGGCCAGGCCTTCGACCGGATTCCCAAGTACGTCGCCTCTCGCGGCACACCAGAACTGTCCTGGGCCACCAGCACACTGGTGGCCGATGTGGTGGCCCAGGTTCATGACCTACGCGAGCGGCATCAACAGATCCACACCTGGGGCAGCGCGAACCTGCTGCACACTCTGTGGGCCGAAGGCGTGGTCGACCAGGTGAACCTCTGGGTCTGCCCCATCGTGATCGGACGCGGAAAGAGGTTGTTCCCGGACGGCACGGCACCGACCCTGTTCGAGCTTGTCGAGCCACCGAAGGCGTATCCCGCTGGTGTCCTGCTGATGCGTTACCGGCGACTCCAGGATCTCAAACCCGTGGAGACGGGGCCCTGA
- a CDS encoding HNH endonuclease, with protein sequence MTSTATGSAFSAPAGNAVLAALRENVTTARAVDVERAELVIAWVGERAIDPATMNGTAGGPVFDPDEHAGMPVPDEHAGLPGTAQPMRLAGDGAPLVSDLEFTRLATALGQSNEAALAYVGVVVELAYRLPQLWSRVRAGQVSIYRARAVTRMSKRLPFAGAAWVDAQVAWTIGSCTVAQIERTVSAAMATFDPEQAAKDEQAALEGRHFDIRLDEAGTTAGPGLGLGVGSVVRVEGGLDLTDALDLEAAVSDQARVLAGFLPGTSEDVRRSIAIGDLARGHTTLPIPDTSTSSGDAVTGPDGGSTGGEAPAGGTTGGTATTSPSIEGATGATGGMGRTVMLYLHLPADALNNHTGPGADGAGNGSGIVGRCENTNSPVTKEQIRQWCSTAGRILVRPVIDLAGFTSASTYEASPTLREQIILRDGQCRFPYCNRSARSADQDHSVPYDRGGRTSSVNMAALCRRHHRAKTHAGWSYSMITPGVYHWAAPDGAHYLVTPTGTYPIPTAGTSVGARNGRSSPRGGSPPESRHDQPRSETVTDPPRLNSPGHTDPPPD encoded by the coding sequence ATGACCTCGACAGCCACTGGTTCCGCATTCTCGGCCCCGGCCGGGAATGCGGTGCTGGCTGCCCTGCGGGAGAACGTCACCACGGCTCGGGCGGTCGATGTCGAGCGTGCTGAGCTGGTGATCGCCTGGGTGGGTGAGCGGGCGATCGACCCGGCCACCATGAATGGCACGGCTGGTGGGCCAGTGTTCGACCCGGACGAACACGCGGGCATGCCGGTTCCGGATGAGCACGCGGGCCTGCCGGGAACTGCGCAGCCGATGCGCCTGGCCGGGGATGGTGCCCCGTTGGTCTCGGATCTGGAGTTCACCCGGTTGGCGACTGCGTTGGGGCAGTCGAACGAAGCAGCCCTGGCCTATGTGGGTGTGGTGGTCGAGCTCGCCTACCGGCTACCCCAGTTATGGTCCCGGGTACGGGCCGGGCAGGTCAGCATCTACCGGGCCCGGGCAGTGACTCGGATGAGCAAGAGGCTCCCGTTCGCGGGTGCGGCGTGGGTGGATGCGCAGGTGGCGTGGACGATCGGGTCCTGCACGGTGGCGCAGATTGAGCGGACCGTGAGTGCGGCGATGGCCACGTTTGATCCCGAACAGGCCGCCAAGGACGAACAAGCAGCGTTGGAGGGGCGCCACTTCGACATCCGTCTCGATGAGGCAGGCACCACCGCGGGACCGGGACTGGGATTGGGTGTGGGGTCGGTGGTGCGGGTCGAGGGCGGCCTCGACCTCACCGACGCGTTGGATCTCGAGGCTGCGGTGTCCGACCAGGCCCGGGTGCTGGCAGGGTTCCTTCCCGGCACCAGCGAGGACGTGCGCCGCTCCATCGCCATCGGTGACCTCGCCCGCGGACACACCACACTGCCCATCCCCGACACCAGCACCAGCAGCGGCGACGCAGTGACGGGCCCGGACGGAGGTTCGACCGGGGGTGAGGCCCCGGCTGGCGGAACGACCGGCGGCACCGCCACGACCAGCCCCAGCATCGAGGGGGCGACTGGTGCTACTGGTGGGATGGGTCGGACCGTGATGCTCTACCTCCACCTGCCCGCCGACGCCCTCAACAACCACACCGGTCCAGGGGCGGACGGCGCCGGGAACGGCTCCGGGATCGTGGGCCGGTGCGAAAACACCAACTCACCGGTCACCAAAGAACAGATCCGTCAATGGTGTTCCACTGCCGGCCGAATACTGGTCCGTCCCGTCATCGATCTCGCCGGATTCACCTCCGCGTCCACGTATGAAGCCAGTCCGACACTGCGCGAACAGATCATTCTCCGCGACGGCCAGTGCCGGTTCCCCTACTGCAATCGCAGCGCACGTTCTGCCGATCAGGATCATAGTGTTCCCTACGACCGCGGCGGCCGAACCAGTTCGGTGAATATGGCCGCCTTGTGCCGCCGTCACCACCGGGCAAAAACCCACGCCGGGTGGTCATATTCCATGATCACCCCCGGCGTCTATCACTGGGCCGCACCCGATGGTGCGCATTACCTGGTCACGCCCACCGGCACCTACCCCATTCCCACCGCCGGCACCAGCGTGGGGGCGCGAAACGGGCGGAGCAGCCCTCGTGGCGGCAGTCCGCCCGAAAGCAGGCACGACCAGCCACGCAGCGAAACGGTCACGGATCCACCGCGCCTAAACTCGCCCGGCCACACCGACCCACCACCAGACTGA
- a CDS encoding VOC family protein, which yields MFVLSDRVVGQAMSGIQIKHQVVVFDAADLHAESTFWAGVLGGTVDVDDDWHMVMVDGVPRVGVQLAPEHVPPRWPDGSPPQQIHLDLWVEDLPTAHAHVLELGAEVLQRAEDTGEPDRFQVYTDPAGHPFCLCWTVHD from the coding sequence ATGTTCGTTCTGAGCGACCGGGTGGTGGGGCAGGCGATGAGTGGGATCCAGATCAAGCATCAGGTCGTGGTGTTCGACGCAGCCGACCTGCACGCCGAGAGCACGTTCTGGGCAGGCGTCCTCGGCGGGACGGTGGACGTCGACGATGACTGGCACATGGTGATGGTCGACGGCGTGCCACGAGTGGGAGTTCAGCTGGCCCCCGAGCATGTGCCGCCGCGATGGCCGGACGGATCCCCGCCTCAGCAGATCCACCTCGATCTGTGGGTGGAGGATCTCCCGACAGCGCACGCCCATGTCTTGGAACTCGGTGCGGAGGTTCTGCAACGAGCGGAGGACACCGGCGAACCGGACCGGTTCCAGGTGTACACCGACCCGGCCGGTCATCCGTTCTGCCTGTGCTGGACGGTGCACGACTGA
- a CDS encoding Nif3-like dinuclear metal center hexameric protein, producing MEAPLHLRDVIELLERRYPPSTAEAWDAVGLVTGELGAPVQRVLFAVDPTEEVVAEAAAAGADLLVTHHPLLLRPVSSVAATTAKGRVVHTLISEGIALYVAHTNADIAAGGVNDALADALELVETRPLVPAPGRDLDVLVVYVPEDDAESLTEVLASAGAGAVGDYTGCAWSVTGTGEFTPRPGATPAIGAVGTHERLAERRLEMVVPPGLRDRVTAALRQAHPYEEPAFSFLATHPPSSSVGSGRLGRLEEPVTFGEFAARVAAALPATAHGIRASGDSSAIVETIAVSGGSGDAYLDAAHRSGADVYVTADLRHHRASDARAEEAAPFLIDAAHWATEWPWLPMAARALDTDCDGRVETIVSTRVTDPWTLRLGTADTGGNL from the coding sequence ATGGAAGCACCGCTACATCTGCGAGACGTGATCGAGCTGCTGGAGCGTCGCTACCCGCCCTCCACCGCAGAGGCATGGGACGCCGTCGGGCTGGTCACCGGTGAGCTGGGCGCGCCGGTGCAACGGGTGCTATTCGCGGTGGATCCCACCGAAGAGGTCGTGGCCGAAGCGGCCGCGGCCGGGGCGGACCTGCTCGTGACCCATCACCCGCTGTTGCTGCGACCGGTCAGCTCGGTCGCCGCCACGACGGCGAAAGGGCGCGTGGTGCACACCCTGATCAGTGAGGGCATCGCCCTGTACGTGGCACACACGAATGCCGATATCGCTGCCGGAGGTGTCAACGACGCCCTGGCCGATGCGCTGGAGCTGGTCGAGACCCGACCGCTGGTGCCCGCACCCGGTCGTGACCTCGACGTCCTCGTCGTCTACGTACCCGAGGACGACGCCGAATCGCTCACAGAAGTGTTGGCATCGGCAGGAGCCGGCGCCGTCGGCGACTACACCGGCTGTGCCTGGTCGGTCACGGGCACCGGGGAGTTCACGCCACGACCCGGAGCAACGCCGGCCATCGGGGCAGTCGGCACCCATGAACGACTGGCCGAACGGCGCCTGGAGATGGTGGTTCCACCAGGGTTGCGGGACCGAGTCACCGCAGCCCTTCGACAGGCGCACCCGTACGAAGAGCCTGCGTTCTCATTCCTGGCCACCCACCCGCCGTCGTCGTCTGTGGGCAGCGGTCGCCTCGGACGGCTCGAGGAACCGGTCACCTTCGGTGAGTTCGCAGCCCGGGTGGCTGCCGCCCTGCCCGCCACTGCTCACGGCATCCGCGCCTCGGGGGACAGCAGTGCCATCGTCGAGACCATCGCGGTCAGCGGCGGTTCGGGCGATGCGTACCTCGATGCTGCGCACCGGTCGGGAGCCGACGTGTACGTCACCGCGGACCTGCGCCACCACCGCGCGTCGGACGCCCGCGCCGAGGAGGCGGCACCGTTCCTGATCGACGCCGCCCACTGGGCCACCGAGTGGCCATGGCTACCCATGGCTGCCCGAGCCCTGGACACCGACTGCGACGGTCGGGTGGAGACCATCGTCAGCACCCGAGTGACCGACCCGTGGACCCTTAGGCTGGGAACAGCCGACACCGGAGGAAATCTGTGA